Proteins encoded within one genomic window of Variovorax sp. OAS795:
- a CDS encoding branched-chain amino acid ABC transporter permease, producing the protein MNSSSPRYIGLGLLLLVLAAFPLVAPLFGLEFYIGFVRRVLVVALAAASLNFILGFGGMVALGHAGFIGMGAYTVVALSDAGVTSAWVLWPAAVLVASVVAALIGMVALRTRGVYFIMTTLAFAQMLYFVVVSLRRYGGDDGYTLTGRPVLLPGLDLGNESNFYWVVLALVALALWWLHRATRSRFGHALMGIRDNETRMRALGYPVFKLQLVAFALAGAIAGLAGALLAGGNGFVSPATMHWTQSATLLVMVVIGGLGRSWGGPVGAVVWLVLEETLKQHTEHWHMPLGLLLIAVALWAPKGLAALYKRRLPLTPILSPEGRGSKA; encoded by the coding sequence ATGAACTCTTCTTCCCCACGCTACATCGGCCTCGGGCTGCTCCTCCTGGTGCTTGCGGCGTTCCCGCTGGTCGCGCCGCTGTTCGGGCTCGAGTTCTACATCGGCTTCGTACGGCGCGTGCTCGTGGTGGCGCTGGCCGCGGCCAGCCTCAACTTCATCCTCGGCTTCGGCGGCATGGTGGCGCTCGGGCATGCGGGCTTCATCGGCATGGGCGCCTACACGGTGGTGGCGCTCAGCGACGCGGGCGTGACGTCGGCGTGGGTGCTGTGGCCGGCGGCCGTGCTGGTTGCCAGCGTGGTCGCGGCGCTGATCGGCATGGTGGCGCTGCGCACGCGCGGCGTGTACTTCATCATGACCACGCTGGCTTTCGCGCAGATGCTGTACTTCGTGGTGGTGTCGCTGCGGCGCTACGGCGGCGACGACGGCTACACGCTGACGGGCCGGCCCGTGTTGCTGCCCGGGCTCGACCTCGGCAACGAGTCGAACTTCTACTGGGTGGTGCTGGCGCTGGTGGCGCTCGCGCTCTGGTGGCTGCACCGCGCGACGCGATCGCGCTTCGGCCATGCGCTGATGGGCATCCGCGACAACGAGACGCGCATGCGCGCGCTCGGCTATCCGGTGTTCAAGCTGCAGCTCGTGGCCTTTGCCCTCGCGGGCGCCATCGCGGGGCTGGCCGGTGCGCTGCTCGCGGGCGGCAACGGTTTCGTGAGCCCTGCGACGATGCACTGGACGCAGTCGGCCACGCTGCTGGTGATGGTGGTCATCGGTGGGCTGGGGCGCAGCTGGGGCGGGCCTGTGGGCGCCGTCGTGTGGCTGGTGCTGGAAGAGACCTTGAAGCAGCACACCGAGCATTGGCACATGCCGCTGGGGTTGCTGCTGATTGCTGTTGCGTTGTGGGCGCCCAAGGGGCTCGCCGCCTTGTACAAGCGCCGCTTGCCTCTCACCCCGATCCTCTCCCCAGAGGGGCGAGGGAGTAAAGCATGA